The following proteins come from a genomic window of Canis aureus isolate CA01 chromosome 3, VMU_Caureus_v.1.0, whole genome shotgun sequence:
- the KCNJ5 gene encoding G protein-activated inward rectifier potassium channel 4, producing the protein MAGDSRNAMNQDMEIGVTPRDPKKIPKQARDYIPIATDRTRLLAEGKKPRQRYMEKSGKCNVHHGNVQETYRYLSDLFTTLVDLKWRFNLLVFTMVYTITWLFFGFIWWLIAYIRGDLDHVGDQEWIPCVENLSGFVSAFLFSIETETTIGYGFRVITEKCPEGIILLLVQAILGSIVNAFMVGCMFVKISQPKKRAETLMFSNNAVISMRDEKLCLMFRVGDLRNSHIVEASIRAKLIKSRQTKEGEFIPLNQTDINVGFDTGDDRLFLVSPLIISHEINEKSPFWEMSRAQLDQEEFEVVVILEGMVEATGMTCQARSSYMDTEVLWGHRFTPVLTLEKGFYEVDYNTFHDTYETNTPSCCARELAQMRREGRLLPSLPSPPLPGGCAGAEPAPQAEQGGEDEPEGLSGARGNRGSV; encoded by the exons ATGGCTGGCGATTCTAGGAATGCTATGAACCAGGATATGGAGATTGGAGTCACTCCCAGGGACCCAAAGAAGATTCCCAAACAGGCCCGCGATTACATCCCCATTGCCACAGACCGCACTCGCCTGCTGGCTGAAGGCAAGAAGCCCCGCCAGCGCTACATGGAAAAGAGTGGCAAGTGCAACGTCCACCATGGCAATGTGCAAGAGACCTACCGGTACCTGAGCGACCTCTTCACCACCCTGGTGGACCTCAAATGGCGCTTCAACCTGCTTGTCTTCACTATGGTCTATACCATCACATGGCTGTTCTTTGGTTTCATCTGGTGGCTGATTGCTTACATCCGGGGTGATCTAGACCATGTTGGCGACCAAGAGTGGATTCCTTGTGTTGAAAACCTCAGTGGCTTTGTGTCTGCCTTCCTGTTCTCCATTGAGACTGAAACCACCATCGGGTATGGCTTTCGGGTGATCACAGAGAAGTGTCCAGAGGGCATCATACTCCTGTTGGTCCAGGCCATCCTCGGCTCCATCGTCAATGCCTTCATGGTGGGTTGCATGTTTGTCAAGATCAGTCAGCCAAAGAAGAGAGCAGAGACCCTCATGTTTTCCAACAACGCAGTCATCTCCATGCGGGACGAGAAGCTCTGCCTCATGTTCCGGGTGGGCGACCTCCGCAACTCCCACATCGTGGAGGCCTCCATCCGCGCCAAACTCATCAAGTCCCGGCAGACCAAAGAAGGGGAGTTCATCCCCCTGAACCAGACGGACATTAACGTGGGCTTCGACACTGGGGATGACCGTCTCTTCCTGGTGTCTCCACTCATCATCTCCCACGAGATCAACGAGAAGAGCCCTTTCTGGGAGATGTCTCGGGCCCAGCTGGATCAAGAGGAGTTCGAAGTCGTGGTCATTCTAGAAGGGATGGTGGAGGCAACAG gcatgACTTGCCAGGCGCGGAGCTCCTACATGGATACGGAGGTGCTCTGGGGCCACCGGTTCACGCCCGTCCTCACGCTGGAGAAGGGCTTCTACGAGGTGGACTACAACACCTTCCACGACACCTACGAGACCAACACGCCCAGCTGCTGCGCCAGGGAGCTGGCCCAGATGAGGCGCGAAGGCCGGCTCCTCCCGAGTCTCCCCAGCCCGCCCCTGCCGGGGGGCTGTGCAGGCGCAGAGCCGGCCCCGCAGGCCGAGCAGGGGGGCGAGGACGAGCCTGAGGGCCTGAGCGGTGCCCGGGGGAACAGGGGCTCGGTGTGA